From the bacterium genome, one window contains:
- a CDS encoding type II toxin-antitoxin system prevent-host-death family antitoxin, producing the protein MSTLTAADLKRRGVSAFPSVLRQDGEAIITVHGKSRYVVMTVEKYDALRELELSGAVREARADYHAGRIADTTIKGHIQRIQDEL; encoded by the coding sequence ATGAGTACTTTAACTGCTGCTGATCTTAAACGTAGAGGTGTCTCGGCCTTTCCGTCTGTTTTGCGTCAGGATGGCGAGGCCATTATCACCGTTCACGGCAAAAGCCGCTATGTAGTGATGACCGTCGAAAAATATGACGCCCTACGCGAATTGGAGCTTTCAGGAGCCGTACGTGAAGCGCGTGCCGACTATCATGCCGGGCGTATTGCTGACACCACGATCAAGGGGCACATTCAACGGATTCAGGATGAACTATAA
- a CDS encoding thioredoxin domain-containing protein, whose product MHTNRLIDETSPYLLQHAHNPVQWYPWGEVAFAKARSEGKPVFLSVGYSTCHWCHVMAHESFENEAVAAILNDHFISIKVDREERPDVDRVYMTYVQATTGGGGWPMSVWLTPDLKPFIGGTYYPPEDRWGRPGFKSLLLQIAKAWREQKVKIITSADDVTRQLQQLAAFHADEGSAPAVALLEQGYQQLKITYEPHNGGFGNAPKFPRPVALNFMLRYHARTLRQGAGQTGTQDALEMCLFTLRKMAEGGIHDHLGGGFHRYSVDTQWHVPHFEKMLYDQAQLVCSYLDAFQITHDVFYAEVARDILDYVLRDLTGKEGGFLSAEDADSPVPGNPAEHAEGAFYVWSHQEIVTVLGHEYAEIFNFYYGVNPDGNVESDPQNEFHNKNILIVRHTPEEAGKKFGKSPDTIRAALATARQKLLGIRVVRPRPHLDDKTLTAWNGLMISAFARASQCLDEPRYLAAALRAATFIDSHLSHPGSGKLMRCYRAGAASVYGFADDYAFFIQGLIDLYEASFDVNWLKRAIELQCKQDELFWDSSAGGYFSTDASDPSILLRMKEDYDSAEPSSNSVSALNLLRLAQMTDSQVYRARAGRLFSTFCNRLQHTPSAMPQLLVALDFQLTTPRQIIIAGLPEATDTRTLLREVHSRFIPNKVLLLAEGETGQAFLAQYLPFLKNVCMVDGKATAYICENYSCQLPITDRRILNAILTPPTSYDMNHADRIDEEDKL is encoded by the coding sequence ATGCACACGAATCGCCTGATCGACGAAACGAGCCCCTATCTTCTCCAGCACGCCCACAACCCGGTTCAATGGTATCCCTGGGGTGAGGTTGCTTTCGCGAAAGCGCGGAGTGAAGGAAAACCCGTTTTTTTGTCAGTAGGCTATTCAACCTGCCACTGGTGCCACGTCATGGCACATGAGTCTTTCGAGAACGAGGCGGTCGCGGCCATCCTCAATGATCATTTCATCTCCATCAAGGTAGACCGCGAAGAGCGGCCTGATGTGGATCGTGTTTATATGACTTACGTGCAAGCCACGACCGGCGGAGGCGGCTGGCCCATGAGTGTGTGGCTCACCCCCGACTTGAAGCCCTTTATTGGCGGAACGTATTATCCACCCGAAGATCGCTGGGGCCGGCCAGGCTTCAAATCCCTGCTGCTGCAAATCGCCAAGGCCTGGCGGGAACAAAAGGTTAAAATTATCACCTCTGCCGATGATGTAACCCGGCAGTTACAACAATTGGCCGCTTTCCATGCCGATGAAGGCAGCGCGCCCGCGGTTGCACTTCTTGAACAAGGCTACCAGCAACTCAAGATCACCTATGAACCTCATAATGGCGGCTTTGGCAATGCCCCTAAATTCCCCCGTCCTGTCGCCCTTAATTTCATGCTGCGCTACCACGCCCGCACCCTGCGACAGGGCGCAGGGCAGACGGGCACACAGGACGCACTCGAGATGTGCCTGTTCACGCTCCGCAAAATGGCGGAGGGCGGAATCCACGACCATCTCGGCGGCGGTTTCCACCGCTATTCCGTTGACACCCAATGGCACGTTCCCCACTTCGAGAAAATGCTTTATGATCAGGCACAGCTCGTGTGCTCGTATCTGGACGCTTTTCAGATCACCCATGACGTGTTTTACGCAGAAGTGGCTCGGGATATTCTGGATTACGTCTTGCGCGACCTGACTGGCAAGGAGGGTGGATTTTTAAGCGCCGAGGATGCGGACAGTCCTGTCCCGGGCAATCCAGCAGAACACGCCGAGGGCGCGTTTTATGTCTGGTCGCACCAGGAAATCGTCACTGTACTGGGTCATGAGTATGCGGAGATTTTCAATTTTTACTATGGCGTTAATCCTGATGGGAACGTTGAGAGCGATCCCCAGAACGAGTTTCACAACAAGAACATCCTCATCGTTCGTCATACTCCGGAGGAGGCCGGCAAGAAATTCGGAAAGTCGCCAGATACCATCCGCGCTGCACTTGCGACCGCCCGCCAGAAACTTCTGGGGATCCGGGTCGTGCGCCCGCGGCCGCATCTGGACGACAAAACGTTAACGGCCTGGAACGGATTGATGATCTCAGCTTTTGCCCGCGCCTCGCAATGTCTGGACGAACCCCGTTACCTGGCTGCCGCACTTCGGGCGGCCACGTTTATTGACTCACATCTTTCACACCCCGGGAGCGGCAAGCTCATGCGCTGTTACCGGGCGGGAGCTGCATCGGTTTATGGTTTTGCAGATGACTATGCTTTTTTCATTCAGGGCTTGATCGATCTTTATGAGGCTTCATTTGATGTAAACTGGCTGAAGCGGGCCATTGAATTACAATGCAAGCAGGATGAATTATTCTGGGATAGCTCAGCTGGCGGCTATTTCAGCACCGACGCCAGCGACCCGAGCATCTTGTTACGGATGAAGGAGGACTATGACAGCGCCGAACCATCATCCAATTCGGTTTCCGCACTGAATCTGTTGCGTCTCGCCCAGATGACTGACAGCCAAGTGTATCGTGCCCGTGCCGGGCGACTGTTCTCCACATTCTGTAATCGGCTACAACATACCCCGTCGGCCATGCCACAGTTGCTTGTGGCGCTCGACTTTCAGCTCACCACTCCCAGGCAGATCATTATCGCCGGGCTCCCGGAAGCAACCGACACCCGGACGCTCCTGCGGGAAGTTCATTCACGCTTCATTCCCAACAAGGTCCTGCTGCTGGCAGAGGGCGAAACCGGGCAGGCATTTCTGGCACAATACTTACCTTTTTTGAAAAATGTCTGCATGGTTGACGGTAAAGCCACCGCCTATATCTGCGAAAATTACTCCTGTCAGTTGCCTATAACTGACAGAAGAATTCTAAATGCAATACTAACACCACCAACATCTTATGACATGAATCATGCTGACAGAATTGACGAAGAGGACAAGCTTTAG
- a CDS encoding plasmid stabilization protein, translating to MNYNLVFTHSYTRRAAKFIRKHPALLKQYEKTLELMELDPFHPSLRLHKLKGPLEDLHSVSINISYRITIEFLVEGKTIIPVNIGTHDEVY from the coding sequence ATGAACTATAATCTTGTTTTCACGCATAGTTATACCCGACGTGCCGCAAAGTTTATCCGCAAGCATCCCGCACTGCTAAAACAGTACGAGAAAACTCTGGAGTTAATGGAACTTGACCCGTTCCATCCTTCCCTTCGCCTCCACAAACTCAAGGGCCCGCTCGAAGATCTCCACTCCGTTTCGATCAACATTTCCTATCGTATTACAATCGAATTCCTTGTCGAGGGGAAGACCATCATCCCTGTAAACATAGGGACACATGACGAAGTATACTGA
- the folK gene encoding 2-amino-4-hydroxy-6-hydroxymethyldihydropteridine diphosphokinase, translated as MEIGLSLGSNLDHRLENLREATNRIDVLPGVQVLAKAPIYETAPEDVKPEYKTLQYLNTVVIIETDMDLSAFSEAIHKIETDMGRVRTEDRNAPRVIDIDVLYAGNITRADGILDLPHPRWAQRRFVVQPLADVRPFLKLPGESRQVSEILKSLPPTCITLFRAEHQW; from the coding sequence ATGGAAATCGGATTAAGCTTGGGATCCAATCTGGATCATCGACTTGAAAATTTGCGGGAGGCAACCAATCGTATTGACGTGCTCCCTGGCGTCCAGGTTCTTGCCAAGGCGCCGATTTATGAAACGGCACCGGAGGACGTGAAGCCGGAATACAAGACCCTGCAATACCTCAACACCGTCGTCATCATCGAGACTGACATGGATCTTTCAGCGTTCTCAGAGGCCATTCATAAAATCGAGACCGACATGGGGCGGGTTCGCACGGAAGATCGGAACGCGCCACGGGTGATTGATATTGATGTACTTTATGCAGGCAACATCACGCGAGCGGATGGCATCCTTGATCTCCCCCACCCCCGCTGGGCCCAGCGCCGGTTTGTGGTCCAGCCCCTGGCGGATGTAAGACCCTTTCTCAAGCTGCCAGGCGAATCCCGCCAGGTTTCCGAAATTCTCAAGAGTCTCCCCCCAACATGCATCACCCTATTCCGAGCCGAACACCAGTGGTAG
- the dapB gene encoding 4-hydroxy-tetrahydrodipicolinate reductase, translated as MIKVAIVGAAGRMGQALARCSKLMPQLQLVAAVESASCPLCGKDIGLIAGVGESGLLISSDIAAAVKAADVLIDFSFHENVPVTLKYAVEYKKAVVIGTTGLNPDERAVVDQATKVIPIVSAPNMSLGVNLLFALVEQAGKALGLDYDVEITEAHHRFKKDAPSGTALRLGEKVAHGRNQNFRDVAIYGREGLGSERPKGQIGIHALRAADIIGDHTVLFATEGERIEISHRATSRDAFAKGALHAGSWLVTQKPGLYDMQDVLGLR; from the coding sequence ATGATTAAAGTAGCGATTGTCGGTGCAGCGGGACGGATGGGGCAGGCTTTGGCGCGGTGTTCAAAATTGATGCCACAGCTTCAACTGGTGGCGGCCGTTGAATCGGCGTCCTGTCCATTGTGCGGTAAGGATATCGGCCTGATCGCCGGAGTTGGCGAAAGTGGTTTGCTTATTTCCAGCGATATCGCCGCCGCAGTCAAAGCTGCTGATGTTCTCATTGATTTCAGCTTCCACGAAAATGTCCCCGTGACCCTCAAGTATGCGGTCGAATACAAGAAAGCCGTAGTCATTGGCACAACGGGACTGAATCCCGACGAACGCGCCGTCGTAGATCAGGCGACCAAGGTCATTCCCATCGTCTCAGCCCCCAACATGAGCCTCGGCGTTAATCTCCTGTTCGCCCTGGTAGAACAGGCGGGCAAGGCGCTAGGCTTGGACTACGACGTTGAGATTACCGAGGCCCATCACCGTTTCAAAAAAGATGCGCCCAGCGGAACGGCACTGCGGCTCGGAGAGAAGGTTGCCCATGGCCGGAATCAGAATTTCAGGGATGTCGCCATCTATGGTCGCGAGGGGCTGGGTTCGGAACGGCCTAAGGGTCAGATTGGAATCCATGCCCTGCGGGCGGCAGATATCATCGGGGATCATACCGTCCTCTTTGCCACAGAAGGGGAACGCATTGAGATCAGTCATCGCGCCACCAGCCGGGACGCTTTCGCCAAAGGCGCACTCCACGCCGGAAGTTGGCTCGTCACTCAGAAACCCGGCCTCTACGACATGCAGGACGTGTTAGGCTTGCGCTGA